One Elusimicrobiota bacterium genomic region harbors:
- a CDS encoding lipoate--protein ligase family protein: MHIIDITFNNPVKNIEYDEELLKLSQNNKEEAVRFWEPKSFFVSLGRDSGLDSIYEESCKGDNIPVVKRNSGGGTVLLGPGCLNYSIILACNSELFDVRKSYNYILTKVCNVLKTLTKNDVDIKGISDITLGDRKISGNAQIRKRNYFLHHGTLLYNFNLSLISKYLKQPKKQPDYRSNRSHGEFLTNINLTQIDTFKKYLCESFK; this comes from the coding sequence GTGCATATAATAGATATAACATTTAACAATCCTGTAAAAAATATTGAATACGACGAAGAACTTTTAAAACTTTCACAAAATAATAAGGAAGAAGCTGTGAGATTTTGGGAACCAAAATCTTTTTTTGTTTCACTGGGACGTGATTCCGGTCTAGACAGTATTTATGAAGAAAGTTGTAAGGGGGATAATATCCCTGTTGTAAAAAGAAATTCAGGCGGCGGGACGGTTCTTTTGGGTCCGGGATGTTTAAATTATTCTATAATACTTGCTTGTAACAGTGAATTGTTTGATGTTAGAAAATCTTACAATTATATTCTTACAAAAGTATGCAATGTTTTGAAAACGCTTACTAAAAATGATGTTGATATAAAGGGGATTTCAGATATAACGCTTGGTGACAGGAAAATATCGGGAAATGCACAAATCAGGAAACGGAATTATTTTTTGCATCACGGGACACTGCTTTACAATTTCAACCTCAGTTTAATATCAAAATATCTTAAACAGCCTAAAAAACAACCGGATTACCGCAGTAACCGGTCTCACGGGGAATTTTTAACTAATATAAACTTGACTCAGATAGATACATTCAAAAAATATTTATGTGAGTCATTC